The following proteins come from a genomic window of Burkholderia stabilis:
- a CDS encoding multicopper oxidase family protein, whose amino-acid sequence MIRRTFLSRAIGAAAASLFARTAWAQHAGHAGMAGMDQMDDMPGMSGMSGMSGHGQHGKPAPAALAAADALPAGAPLAALRTLANESREPGTFRATLVAQPVARPMLRGARPTTFWQFGAGTQGPVVGPLIDVREGDTVEIKFVNKLPQPSTIHWHGLPVPPDQDGNPSDPVAPGASRVYRFTLPKGSAGTYWYHPHPHMMTAEQVFRGLAGPFVVRAADDPLAGWPERNLFVSDLKLARDGTIAPNDMMDWMNGREGQFVLVNGARRPRIDVAGDERWRVWNACSARYLRVAFDDGRAFEHAGTDGGLFDAPRRVTSLLIAPGERAELLVRAGDRASRAVLQAAEYDRRKMAMSHDDGHGSLPPDPALALADVTFAPAAARALPATLRAVPALGEPVAHKEVAFGEEMDMDAMMKDAAHGRPAGMRFTINGETYSPHRATLTSRRGDIERWAIRNATDMDHPFHLHGTQFQVIERESDGSRTREPFRAWRDTVNVRSGETVTILVTQDMPGERMFHCHILEHEDLGMMGTLKVV is encoded by the coding sequence ATGATACGGAGAACCTTCCTGTCGCGCGCCATCGGTGCGGCAGCCGCGTCGCTGTTCGCGCGCACCGCATGGGCGCAGCATGCCGGTCATGCGGGCATGGCCGGCATGGACCAGATGGACGACATGCCCGGCATGTCGGGCATGTCGGGCATGTCGGGTCATGGGCAGCACGGCAAGCCTGCGCCGGCAGCCCTCGCTGCCGCCGATGCGCTGCCGGCCGGCGCGCCGCTCGCGGCGTTGCGTACGCTCGCGAACGAAAGCCGCGAGCCCGGTACGTTCCGGGCCACGCTGGTGGCGCAGCCGGTGGCGCGTCCGATGCTGCGCGGCGCGCGGCCGACCACCTTCTGGCAGTTCGGCGCGGGTACGCAAGGCCCGGTCGTCGGTCCGCTGATCGACGTGCGCGAGGGCGACACGGTCGAGATCAAGTTCGTGAACAAGCTGCCGCAACCGTCGACGATCCATTGGCACGGCCTGCCCGTGCCGCCCGACCAGGACGGCAATCCGTCCGACCCCGTCGCACCCGGCGCATCGCGTGTGTACCGCTTCACGCTGCCGAAGGGGAGCGCCGGCACCTACTGGTACCACCCGCATCCGCACATGATGACGGCCGAGCAGGTCTTTCGCGGGCTGGCCGGCCCGTTCGTCGTGCGAGCCGCCGACGATCCGCTTGCGGGCTGGCCCGAGCGCAACCTGTTCGTGTCGGACCTGAAGCTCGCGCGCGACGGCACGATCGCCCCGAACGACATGATGGACTGGATGAACGGCCGCGAGGGCCAGTTCGTGCTGGTCAACGGCGCGCGCCGGCCGCGCATCGACGTTGCGGGCGACGAACGCTGGCGCGTGTGGAATGCATGCAGCGCGCGCTACTTGCGCGTCGCGTTCGATGACGGCCGTGCGTTCGAGCACGCGGGCACCGACGGCGGGCTGTTCGACGCACCGCGTCGCGTGACGTCGCTGCTGATCGCCCCGGGCGAGCGCGCCGAGCTGCTGGTGCGCGCCGGAGATCGCGCATCGCGCGCGGTGCTGCAGGCGGCCGAATACGACCGCCGCAAGATGGCGATGTCGCACGACGACGGTCACGGCAGCCTGCCGCCCGATCCGGCGCTGGCCCTGGCCGACGTGACGTTCGCGCCCGCCGCCGCGCGCGCGCTGCCGGCAACGCTACGCGCGGTGCCGGCGCTCGGCGAACCCGTCGCGCACAAGGAAGTGGCGTTCGGCGAAGAGATGGACATGGACGCGATGATGAAGGACGCCGCGCACGGCCGCCCGGCGGGCATGCGCTTCACGATCAACGGCGAAACCTATTCGCCGCACCGCGCGACGCTGACGAGCCGCCGCGGCGACATCGAGCGCTGGGCCATCCGCAATGCCACCGACATGGATCACCCGTTCCACCTGCACGGCACGCAGTTCCAGGTGATCGAACGTGAATCGGACGGCTCGCGCACGCGCGAACCGTTCCGCGCGTGGCGCGATACCGTGAACGTGCGCAGCGGCGAAACCGTGACGATTCTCGTCACGCAAGACATGCCCGGCGAGCGCATGTTTCATTGCCACATTCTCGAACACGAGGATCTCGGCATGATGGGTACGCTGAAGGTCGTGTAA
- a CDS encoding cold-shock protein translates to MATGIVKWFNDAKGFGFITPDEGGEDLFAHFSAITMNGFKTLKEGQKVSFDVVQGPKGKQASNIQAA, encoded by the coding sequence ATGGCAACTGGTATCGTTAAGTGGTTCAACGACGCGAAGGGCTTCGGTTTCATCACTCCCGATGAGGGCGGTGAGGATCTGTTTGCGCACTTCTCGGCTATCACCATGAATGGCTTCAAGACGTTGAAGGAAGGCCAGAAGGTGAGCTTTGACGTCGTTCAAGGACCGAAGGGCAAGCAAGCGTCGAACATCCAGGCCGCATAA
- the clpS gene encoding ATP-dependent Clp protease adapter ClpS, with protein MAIIPDKQDSTVLERKQQKLKPPSMYKVVLLNDDFTPMEFVVMVVQEYFKKDRETATQIMLKVHREGRGVCGVYTRDIASTKVEQVVTHARQAGHPLQCVMEEA; from the coding sequence ATGGCGATTATCCCGGACAAGCAGGACAGTACCGTCCTGGAACGCAAGCAGCAGAAGCTCAAGCCGCCTTCGATGTACAAGGTGGTGCTGCTGAACGACGACTTCACGCCGATGGAATTCGTCGTGATGGTGGTCCAGGAGTATTTCAAGAAGGATCGCGAGACGGCCACGCAGATCATGCTGAAGGTCCATCGCGAAGGGCGAGGGGTTTGTGGGGTCTATACGCGGGACATCGCGTCGACCAAGGTTGAGCAAGTCGTTACCCATGCGCGGCAGGCCGGGCATCCGCTGCAGTGCGTGATGGAGGAAGCATGA
- the clpA gene encoding ATP-dependent Clp protease ATP-binding subunit ClpA: MIAQELEVSLHMAFMEARQARHEFITVEHLLLALLDNPTAAEVLRACAANIEDLRQNLRNFIHDNTPTVPGTDDVDTQPTLGFQRVIQRAIMHVQSTSNGKKEVTGANVLVAIFGEKDSHAVYYLQQQGVTRLDVVNFISHGIAKTNNGEAAKSTDANAESEDANAQKETPLAQFTQNLNQMAKDGRIDPLIGREPEVERVVQVLCRRRKNNPLLVGEAGVGKTAIAEGLAYRITRGEVPDILANAQVYSLDMGALLAGTKYRGDFEQRLKTVLKELKERPHAILFIDEIHTLIGAGAASGGTLDASNLLKPALSSGTLKCIGATTFTEYRGIFEKDAALSRRFQKVDVSEPTVEQTVAILRGLKSRFEEHHGVKYSSGALSAAAELSARFITDRHLPDKAIDVIDEAGAAQRILPKSKQKKTIGKSEIEEIISKIARVPAQSVSQDDRSKLQTLDRDLKSVVFGQDPAIDALAASIKMARAGLGKMDKPIGAFLFSGPTGVGKTEVARQLAFTLGIELIRFDMSEYMERHAVSRLIGAPPGYVGFDQGGLLTEAVTKKPHCVLLLDEIEKAHPDIYNVLLQVMDHGTLTDNNGRKADFRNVIIIMTTNAGAESMQKATIGFTTRRETGDEMTDIKRLFTPEFRNRLDSIISFRSLDEEIIMRVVDKFLIQLEEQLHEKKVDALFTDALRKHLAKHGFDPLMGARPMQRLIQDTIRRALADELLFGKLVNGGHVTVDVDENDKVQLSFDKLANPPHKPNEETVEVE; the protein is encoded by the coding sequence ATGATTGCCCAGGAATTGGAAGTCAGCCTGCACATGGCGTTCATGGAAGCACGCCAGGCGCGCCATGAGTTCATTACGGTCGAGCATCTGCTGCTGGCCCTGCTGGATAATCCGACGGCAGCCGAGGTGTTGCGCGCTTGTGCGGCGAACATCGAGGACTTGCGTCAGAACCTGCGCAATTTCATCCACGACAACACACCTACCGTCCCGGGTACCGACGATGTCGATACCCAGCCGACGCTCGGTTTCCAGCGCGTGATCCAGCGCGCGATCATGCACGTCCAGTCGACGTCGAACGGCAAGAAGGAAGTCACCGGCGCGAACGTGCTGGTCGCGATCTTCGGCGAGAAGGATTCGCACGCCGTGTACTACCTGCAGCAGCAGGGCGTGACGCGCCTCGACGTCGTGAACTTCATTTCGCACGGCATCGCGAAGACGAACAACGGCGAAGCCGCGAAGTCGACCGACGCGAACGCGGAAAGCGAAGACGCGAATGCGCAGAAGGAAACGCCGCTCGCGCAGTTCACGCAGAACCTGAACCAGATGGCGAAGGATGGCCGGATCGATCCGCTGATCGGCCGCGAGCCCGAAGTCGAGCGCGTCGTGCAGGTGCTGTGCCGTCGCCGCAAGAACAATCCGCTGCTCGTCGGCGAAGCCGGCGTGGGCAAGACCGCGATCGCGGAAGGGCTCGCCTATCGCATCACGCGCGGCGAAGTGCCCGATATCCTCGCGAACGCGCAGGTCTACTCGCTCGACATGGGCGCGTTGCTCGCGGGCACCAAGTATCGCGGCGATTTCGAGCAACGTCTGAAGACGGTGCTGAAGGAGCTCAAGGAGCGTCCGCACGCGATCCTGTTCATCGACGAAATCCATACGCTGATCGGCGCGGGCGCCGCGTCGGGCGGCACGCTCGATGCGTCGAACCTGCTGAAGCCGGCGCTGTCGTCGGGCACGCTCAAGTGCATCGGCGCGACGACGTTCACCGAGTATCGCGGCATCTTCGAGAAGGATGCGGCGCTGTCGCGGCGCTTCCAGAAGGTCGACGTGAGCGAGCCGACTGTCGAGCAGACGGTCGCGATCCTGCGCGGGCTGAAGTCGCGTTTCGAGGAGCACCACGGCGTCAAGTATTCGTCGGGCGCGCTGTCGGCCGCGGCTGAACTGTCGGCACGTTTCATCACCGACCGTCACCTGCCGGACAAGGCGATCGACGTGATCGACGAAGCGGGCGCGGCGCAGCGCATCCTGCCGAAGTCGAAGCAGAAGAAAACGATCGGCAAGAGCGAGATCGAGGAAATCATCTCGAAGATCGCGCGCGTGCCGGCGCAAAGCGTGTCGCAGGACGATCGCAGCAAGCTGCAGACGCTCGACCGCGACCTGAAGAGCGTCGTGTTCGGCCAGGATCCGGCGATCGACGCGCTGGCGGCATCGATCAAGATGGCGCGCGCAGGCCTCGGCAAGATGGACAAGCCGATCGGCGCATTCCTGTTCTCCGGCCCGACGGGCGTCGGCAAGACCGAAGTGGCGCGCCAGCTCGCGTTCACGCTCGGCATCGAGCTGATCCGCTTCGACATGTCGGAGTACATGGAGCGTCACGCGGTGAGCCGCCTGATCGGCGCGCCGCCGGGCTACGTCGGGTTCGACCAGGGCGGCCTGCTGACCGAAGCCGTCACGAAGAAGCCGCATTGCGTGCTGTTGCTCGACGAAATCGAGAAGGCGCATCCGGATATCTACAACGTGCTGCTGCAGGTGATGGACCACGGCACGCTGACCGACAACAACGGCCGCAAGGCGGATTTCCGCAACGTCATCATCATCATGACGACGAACGCGGGCGCCGAGTCGATGCAGAAGGCGACGATCGGTTTCACGACGCGCCGCGAAACGGGCGACGAGATGACCGACATCAAGCGCCTGTTCACGCCGGAGTTCCGCAACCGCCTGGATTCGATCATCAGCTTCCGCTCGCTCGATGAGGAAATCATCATGCGCGTGGTCGACAAGTTCCTGATCCAGCTCGAGGAACAGCTGCACGAGAAGAAGGTCGACGCGCTCTTCACCGACGCGTTGCGCAAGCATCTCGCGAAGCACGGCTTCGACCCGCTGATGGGCGCGCGGCCGATGCAGCGGCTGATCCAGGACACGATCCGCCGCGCGCTGGCTGACGAACTGCTGTTCGGCAAGCTCGTCAACGGCGGTCACGTGACGGTCGACGTCGACGAAAACGACAAGGTGCAGTTGTCGTTCGACAAGCTGGCGAATCCGCCGCACAAGCCGAACGAAGAGACGGTCGAAGTCGAGTAA
- a CDS encoding amino acid permease, translating to MTQQQRSFDSIVAREQGLRHALTSGQMAMIAIGGAIGTGLFLGSGFAIGLAGPSVLVSYAIGALIALLLMGALAEMTVAHPTAGSFGAYAEHYVGPLAGFLVRYAYWFAVVFAIGTEISAIAVFMKYWFPAVPGWYWVIGFSALLIAVNLASVTLYGSVEYAFSLLKIAAIIVFIVLGAYLVWSAPAASGIGFTNYTAHGGFMPKGPWGTWVAVIVAIFSYMSIEAVAIAAGEARDPQHAVTRAFRSTVFRLVLFYLLTLSLMLAIVPWTQAGTDESPFVKVMAATHVPYAAGVINFVLLIAALSAMNSQLYVTTRMMFSLSRARLAPAVFGRLGTNGVPRAALWISTSGVAVAAVLVALAPDTAFTVMMAIAMFGALFTWLMIFVTHLRFRSRYSGPALAFRMWGHPFGSLLGAGLVAAILFTTAFTREFRMTMVVGVVFVVLLTLAYALHYRHEHAR from the coding sequence GTGACACAACAACAACGGTCGTTCGACAGCATCGTCGCGCGAGAACAAGGGTTGCGCCACGCGCTGACGTCGGGGCAGATGGCGATGATCGCGATCGGCGGCGCGATCGGCACGGGGCTGTTCCTCGGCAGCGGGTTCGCGATCGGGCTCGCCGGCCCGAGCGTGCTGGTTTCGTATGCGATCGGCGCGCTGATCGCGCTGCTGCTGATGGGCGCGCTCGCGGAAATGACGGTGGCGCATCCGACGGCCGGCTCGTTCGGCGCGTATGCCGAGCACTACGTCGGCCCGCTCGCGGGCTTTCTCGTGCGCTATGCGTACTGGTTCGCGGTCGTGTTCGCGATCGGCACCGAGATCAGCGCGATCGCGGTGTTCATGAAGTACTGGTTTCCAGCCGTGCCCGGCTGGTACTGGGTGATCGGCTTCTCCGCGCTGCTGATCGCCGTGAATCTCGCGAGCGTCACGCTGTACGGCTCGGTCGAATACGCGTTCTCGCTGCTGAAGATCGCGGCGATCATCGTGTTCATCGTGCTCGGCGCGTATCTCGTGTGGTCGGCGCCGGCCGCATCGGGCATCGGCTTCACGAACTACACCGCCCACGGCGGCTTCATGCCGAAGGGGCCGTGGGGCACCTGGGTCGCGGTGATCGTCGCGATCTTCAGCTACATGAGCATCGAGGCCGTCGCGATCGCGGCCGGCGAGGCGCGCGATCCGCAGCATGCCGTCACGCGCGCGTTCCGCTCGACGGTGTTCCGCCTCGTGCTGTTCTACCTGCTGACGCTGTCGCTGATGCTCGCAATCGTGCCGTGGACGCAGGCCGGCACCGACGAAAGCCCGTTCGTGAAGGTGATGGCCGCGACGCACGTGCCGTATGCGGCGGGCGTGATCAACTTCGTGCTGCTGATCGCGGCGCTGTCGGCGATGAACAGCCAGCTCTACGTGACGACGCGGATGATGTTCAGCCTGTCGCGTGCGCGGCTCGCGCCGGCGGTGTTCGGCCGGCTCGGCACGAACGGCGTGCCGCGCGCGGCGCTGTGGATCTCGACGAGCGGCGTCGCGGTGGCGGCCGTGCTGGTCGCGCTGGCGCCCGATACGGCGTTCACCGTGATGATGGCGATCGCGATGTTCGGCGCGCTGTTCACGTGGCTGATGATCTTCGTCACGCACCTGCGCTTCCGTTCGCGATATAGCGGCCCCGCACTCGCGTTCCGGATGTGGGGGCACCCGTTCGGCAGCCTGCTCGGCGCCGGGCTCGTCGCGGCGATCCTGTTCACGACTGCGTTCACGCGCGAGTTCCGGATGACGATGGTGGTTGGCGTCGTGTTCGTCGTGCTGCTGACGCTCGCGTATGCGCTGCACTACCGGCACGAACACGCGCGCTGA